ATACGCACCAAAGCTTTCGATGCTTTGAGTGATGTCGATTACTCTGGTCCGAATACCAAGGTGAGCAGCCTGCTCCAGGGCGTATTTTTGAGAAACAGGATCCGAGTCCTTTTCCGGTAATATGAGTCCGATAACGTTTTCGGCTCCGATCGCTTTGACACAAAGAGAGGCGCACAAAGCCGAATCCAACCCGCCACTAAGACCAACGACCACCCCCTGGAGCCTCCGCACGTTGACCTGGTTTTGGATGAAGGCACACACCTTGTCCGTTATACATCTGGTGTCAATCGACAGTATTCCGGAATGAAAATCCATTTCAGAAGTTCCTTTTTGCCAACAACGATTTTTGTACTTTGCCGTTGTTATCTTTGGGTAGATCTGCCCTAAACTCAACGACTTTTGGCACCATTGAACCTTTGAGTCGGGTAGCACAGTGCTCAATAATCATGTTATTGGTTATTTGTGTCCGATAATGCTCGTCAACAACTACGTACGCTTTGATCGAATTACCGAGAATCTGATCTTCGACCGCGATGACTGCTGCTTCTGTTATTCCTGGACATGAACACAGCACTTCCTCTATTTCCTTCGGACTGACAAGTTCACCACCGCTCTTGAACATCTCGTCCCGGCGCGCGATGAAATATAGAAATCCATCTTTGTCTTGTTTGAACAAATCGCCTGTGTGCAGGACCTGTTCCCCGGGGAAAAATCCCGGATGCAACGCTCGAGCGTTTTCGACCGGACGGTTCCAGTAACCTCTCATTACGGTTGAGCCTCGGACGACCAGTTCTCCCACCACATTAGGTTCTGAGATTCGATTACCCTGTGCATCGATCAAGTATACTTCGGTGTTCGGGATGGCGATTCCGACTGACGATGGCCTGCGGTCCAACTCACACGGGGGTAAATAGGAAACCCGTTTACATTCAGTCAAGCCGTACATGGAAAAGATTTTAACTTTGGGAAAGATGGAGCGTAGTCGATTGATATGGGGTAACGGCAAAGCCTGCCCGGTGCTCGAGATATATCTTAGGCTATCTAGATTTAATCCGTCGAGATTTTTTAATCGTAAAAGAATGGCTACCATGGTTGGCACGACCGGGAATCCTGTGACATGATTATTGATAATTGAATCGATAATCCGATATGGGAAAGCAAAGGATTTTTCCAGTATGACGGTGCCACCGAACTTTACAGCCATCAGCACTTGATAAAGGCCGTAATCGAAGGAGAGTGGCAAGGCATCCAGAATGATGTCACCCGGGGAATTTTCCAGGTATTCAACAATCGAGGTGGCTGCTGTGACCATGTTCAAATGGGTCAGCATAACTCCCTTTGGTTCTCCCGTTGAACCCGATGTGTATATTAGGCTAGCAAGATCGACATCAATGGTACCT
This is a stretch of genomic DNA from Dehalogenimonas etheniformans. It encodes these proteins:
- a CDS encoding class I adenylate-forming enzyme family protein, encoding MLLQNFLESTAELFPAKTAIICGKMRLTYQEMEYQANALANALIEQGLKRHDRVAILLENSIEVVVSLFAILKIGAVFSVLDHQIKSRKLKFILNDCQSRAIITDFTRFQTLVPVLGECSDLHLIVLTDINDAPTPVDDRKIMSYPQALARYPRSKPGAGTIDVDLASLIYTSGSTGEPKGVMLTHLNMVTAATSIVEYLENSPGDIILDALPLSFDYGLYQVLMAVKFGGTVILEKSFAFPYRIIDSIINNHVTGFPVVPTMVAILLRLKNLDGLNLDSLRYISSTGQALPLPHINRLRSIFPKVKIFSMYGLTECKRVSYLPPCELDRRPSSVGIAIPNTEVYLIDAQGNRISEPNVVGELVVRGSTVMRGYWNRPVENARALHPGFFPGEQVLHTGDLFKQDKDGFLYFIARRDEMFKSGGELVSPKEIEEVLCSCPGITEAAVIAVEDQILGNSIKAYVVVDEHYRTQITNNMIIEHCATRLKGSMVPKVVEFRADLPKDNNGKVQKSLLAKRNF